Proteins encoded within one genomic window of Humulus lupulus chromosome 1, drHumLupu1.1, whole genome shotgun sequence:
- the LOC133819083 gene encoding mRNA export factor GLE1-like has product MEAQRREAKEAAEREANEASSQATVQKEALGLQTKAKTKESEFEKPINSASAGDITKAAEAALKLERERIKKLEDLDEGNKALGLNVNKEVSTGVKKLLRESSGQYSDFSILSSLNSQVNHVTYCLFSRIYVFIYIYNILGENL; this is encoded by the exons ATGGAAGCTCAGAGAAGAGAAGCAAAAGAGGCTGCTGAAAGGGAGGCCAATGAAGCGTCAAGCCAGGCTACTGTTCAGAAGGAAGCTTTAGGATTGCAAACTAAAGCCAAAACCAAGGAAtctgaatttgaaaaaccaataaattCAGCATCAGCAG GTGACATTACTAAAGCTGCAGAAGCTGCACTAAAGTTGGAGCGTGAAAGAATAAAAAAGTTGGAAGACTTGGATGAAGGAAACAAGGCATTAGGATTGAATGTAAATAAG GAGGTTTCTACTGGTGTGAAAAAGTTATTGAGGGAATCGTCTGGCCAGTACAGCGACTTCAGTATTCTTTCCTCTTTAAATTCTCAGGTAAATCATGTAACTTACTGTTTGTTTAGtaggatatatgtttttatatatatctataatattTTAGGTGAAAATTTATGA